The Solanum lycopersicum chromosome 9, SLM_r2.1 genome window below encodes:
- the LOC101245887 gene encoding probable indole-3-pyruvate monooxygenase YUCCA10 translates to MVIFSKQEIEVVVVGAGPSGIAVSACLNKFGIKNVVLEKEDCCAYLWKKKTYDRLHLHLAKGFCSLPFMSYTTSTPKYLSKNEFIQYLDKYVEYFDVKPKYHTCVEWAYFNNEESKWNVKSRDLSSGDMKVYVCDFLILATGENNEGYIPKVVGMENFKGEIVHSSDYKFGRKYEGKNVLVIGSGNSGMEIAFDLSNYGCHASIVVRSPIHILTREMVYTAMLMLKYLPVSWVDAVIAKYAKFKFGNLAKLGISQPKEGPFSVKISKGRSPVIDVGAIDKIKLGQIKVLPGISKIKEQTVVFDNGDEHQFDTIIFATGYKNVATKWLKDYSSIFLEDGTLKNWKGQNGLYAAGFSKRGIAGISMDAIAIADSIKSVRGDKI, encoded by the exons ATGGTGATTTTTTCTAAGCAAGAAATTGAAGTTGTGGTAGTTGGAGCTGGTCCATCTGGGATAGCTGTTTCAGCTTGTTTAAATAAATTTGGTATAAAAAATGTTGTGTTAGAAAAAGAGGATTGTTGTGCTTATTTGTGGAAGAAAAAGACTTATGATAGACTACATTTGCACTTAGCTAAGGGTTTTTGTTCTCTACCTTTTATGTCATATACAACTTCGACTCCGaaatatttatctaaaaatgaatttattcaGTACTTAGATAAGTACGTGGAATATTTCGATGTCAAACCGAAATATCATACATGTGTTGAATGGGCGTATTTCAATAATGAAGAGAGTAAATGGAACGTCAAATCAAGAGATTTGTCTAGTGGAGATATGAAAGTGTATGTTTGTGATTTCTTGATTTTGGCTACAGGGGAAAATAATGAAGGTTATATTCCCAAGGTGGTAGGGATGGAAAATTTCAAAGGCGAAATTGTTCATTCAAGTGACTATAAATTTGGGCGAAAATACGAAGGAAAAAACGTATTGGTTATTGGATCGGGAAACTCTGGGATGGAAATAGCGTTTGATCTTTCAAATTATGGATGTCATGCATCAATCGTCGTTAGAAGCCCA aTTCATATTTTAACAAGGGAGATGGTGTATACTGCAATGTTAATGCTAAAATATTTACCAGTATCTTGGGTTGATGCTGTAATTGCAAAATACGCAAAATTTAAATTCGGAAATTTGGCAAAATTAGGAATATCGCAGCCGAAAGAAGGCCCATTTTCTGTTAAAATATCAAAAGGTAGATCTCCGGTAATTGATGTTGGTGCAATCGATAAGATCAAACTCGGACAGATAAAG GTACTTCCTGGAATTTCGAAAATAAAGGAACAAACAGTAGTGTTTGACAATGGAGATGAACATCAATTTGATACGATCATTTTCGCTACTGGATACAAAAATGTTGCTACCAAATGGCTAAAG GATTATAGCTCAATATTCCTTGAAGATGGCACATTGAAAAATTGGAAAGGACAAAATGGGCTCTACGCTGCTGGATTTTCAAAAAGAGGCATTGCGGGTATTTCAATGGATGCTATAGCTATTGCCGATAGTATTAAGTCTGTCAGAGGAGACAAAATCTAG
- the LOC101263547 gene encoding protein PHR1-LIKE 3-like — protein MYSTLPIRNLVIEENGDFFNHHMNHNLQASLSVDGTNLPGDSCLVLSTDPKPRLRWTTELHERFVDAVTQLGGPEKATPKTIMRTMGVKGLTLYHLKSHLQKYRMGKQSAKEATENSKDVSCPAESQETGSSTSGSSRVIVQDINEGLQVTEALRVQMEVQQRLHEQLEVQRHLQLRIEAQGKYLQSILEKACKAFNSQSLELNGLEMNREELSELAFINGPSLPDIGPSFENKNACNIPAMLGDCLLDDCLPSNGISSLKKRPRGFTNVNGLPMESNTREVEWMMSNI, from the exons atgtaTTCAACATTGCCTATAAGGAATTTGGTTATAGAGGAAAATGGGGATTTTTTCAATCATCATATGAATCATAATCTTCAGGCTTCTCTTTCAGTTGATGGTACAAATTTGCCTGGTGATTCTTGTTTAGTTTTATCAACTGATCCTAAGCCTCGTCTTAGGTGGACAACTGAGCTCCATGAAAGGTTTGTTGATGCTGTTACTCAACTTGGTGGTCCTGAGA AAGCAACACCAAAAACAATTATGAGAACAATGGGGGTGAAAGGTCTGACCTTATACCATTTGAAGTCACATCTCCag AAATACCGCATGGGGAAGCAATCTGCTAAAGAGGCAACCGAGAATTCTAAAGATG TATCATGTCCGGCTGAGAGTCAAGAGACAGGTTCCTCTACATCAGGTTCATCCAGAGTTATTGTGCAAGATATAAATGA AGGCTTACAAGTAACGGAGGCTTTACGAGTACAGATGGAAGTCCAGCAAAGACTACATGAGCAGCTAGAG GTACAACGCCATCTACAGCTTCGTATAGAGGCACAAGGAAAATACTTGCAATCAATTCTCGAAAAGGCTTGTAAAGCTTTCAATAGCCAGTCCCTCGAATTGAATGGCCTAGAAATGAACAGGGAAGAGCTCTCTGAATTAGCATTCATCAATGGCCCTTCATTACCTGATATTGGACCGAGTTTTGAGAACAAGAATGCATGTAACATCCCTGCCATGCTAGGCGATTGCTTGCTTGACGACTGCTTGCCATCAAATGGAATCAGTTCTCTAAAGAAGAGACCGCGAGGTTTTACTAACGTTAATGGATTACCTATGGAGAGCAATACAAGGGAGGTGGAATGGATGATGAGTAATATATGA
- the LOC101245587 gene encoding uncharacterized protein, with product MATVYRVKVIRKRAERHERKRMQNYKVQAERLSAFEELLNEIYTVCRPKPRDYEVRRDLISAFNEIAKDIYGYSGNAPVVEEFGSFVMDLFHSKSDLDLSVNFDNNSAQFSHEKRIQTLRKFARKLYALQKHGHVSGVHPITAAKVPVLKVVDCGTKVECDISVENRDGVSKSKIIHMICSLDERFQKLSFLMKTWAKAQNINSSKDKTLNSLSIILLVAFHLQTRNPPILPPFSAVLEDGSDPDVVAKSLKKFVNYGKGNKESVAELLVTLLIKLLSVEKLWAKGLCASTYEASWLSKTWDSKVCCIGVEDFIDRSQNVARAVGKGEVKRIYKCIQRTSEYISLFMDGLVEIPKLKSQLFGNAAPFQDVFETRNIKEDGNIITLPCRDMKNKKDQSKEGQNGSQWAIPSEPVAKSTEGWEGLASVNGGQSKGKWSTEGWEEVRSASWGQPKEDREPADSPWSKGKWSTEGWEGIHSANWGQAKEDGGPADSRLSKGKWSTEGWEGIRSASWGQPKEDREPADSRLSKGKWSTEGWEGIRSASWGQPKEDGGPADSRLSKGKWSTEGWEGIHSASWGQPKEDGGRADSRLSKGKWSTEGWEGIHSASWGQPKEDGGPADSRLSKGKWSSEGWEGIRSASRGQPKEDDGPPDSPWSKGKWSTKGWGNTSSANWGQSNGDNAPPVSILTKRKRSEETPRRTSSAQWLGKSDTKSWPNRKHNSKYAPNAKWSKMQRGGQGGS from the exons ATGGCCACTGTGTATCGAGTTAAAG TTATTCGTAAGAGAGCAGAGAGGCATGAACGGAAGCGAATGCAAAATTATAAAGTGCAGGCGGAGAGACTATCTGCATTCGAAGAATTGCTTAATGAGATTTATACAGTTTGCCGCCCTAAACCAAGGGATTATGAAGTCAGGAGAGATTTGATTTCTGCTTTTAATGAGATAGCAAAGGATATCTATG gATATTCTGGTAATGCTCCTGTCGTGGAGGAGTTTGGATCTTTTGTAATGGATCTATTCCATTCAAAGAGTGACCTAGATCTTTCTGTTAATTTTGACAACAATTCAGCTCAATTTTCGCATGAGAAGAGGATTCAAACTCTCAGAAAATTTGCAAGGAAGCTGTATGCACTTCAAA AACATGGGCATGTATCTGGTGTTCATCCAATAACAGCTGCTAAGGTGCCCGTTTTGAAAGTTGTTGATTGTGGAACTAAAGTTGAGTGCGATATATCGGTTGAAAACAGGGATGGAGTTTCAAAGTCTAAGATAATCCACATGATTTGTTCTCTTGATGAAAGGTTTCAGAAGCTGAGCTTTTTG ATGAAAACTTGGGCAAAAGCGCAGAATATTAATAGCTCAAAAGACAAAACTTTGAACTCATTATCTATAATACTTTTGGTTGCTTTTCATTTGCAG ACACGAAATCCTCCAATACTACCGCCATTTTCTGCCGTATTAGAAG ATGGCTCGGATCCTGATGTGGTGGCGAAGTCATTGAAGAAGTTTGTGAACTATGGGAAGGGGAACAAAGAGTCGGTGGCTGAGCTGCTAGTTACACTGTTAATCAAG TTATTGTCAGTTGAGAAGCTATGGGCCAAAGGACTATGTGCAAGTACCTACGAAGCATCTTGGCTATCTAAAACATGGGACTCCAAAGTTTGCTGCATCGGT GTTGAGGATTTCATTGACCGGTCTCAAAATGTTGCAAGGGCGGTTGGGAAAGGAGAAGTAAAACGGATATACAAGTGTATCCAGCGTACCAGCGAATACATTTCTCTTTTTATGGACGGTCTGGTCGAAATACCCAAATTAAAGTCTCAGTTGTTTGGCAATGCTGCGCCCTTTCAAGACGTTTTTGAGACAAGGAACATTAAAGAAGATGGAAATATAATCACTCTTCCTTGTAGAGATATGAAGAATAAGAAGGACCAAAGTAAAGAAGGCCAGAACGGAAGTCAGTGGGCTATACCTTCTGAACCTGTTGCGAAGTCTACCGAAGGTTGGGAAGGATTAGCTTCAGTGAATGGGGGACAGTCAAAAGGAAAATGGTCTACTGAAGGTTGGGAAGAAGTACGTTCAGCGAGTTGGGGACAGCCCAAGGAGGACAGGGAACCAGCCGACTCTCCATGGTCAAAAGGAAAATGGTCTACTGAAGGTTGGGAAGGCATACATTCAGCGAATTGGGGACAGGCCAAGGAGGATGGTGGACCAGCTGATTCTCGATTGTCAAAAGGAAAATGGTCTACTGAAGGTTGGGAAGGCATACGTTCAGCGAGTTGGGGACAGCCCAAGGAGGATAGGGAACCAGCTGATTCTCGATTGTCAAAAGGAAAATGGTCTACTGAAGGTTGGGAAGGCATACGTTCAGCGAGTTGGGGACAGCCCAAGGAGGATGGTGGACCAGCTGATTCTCGATTGTCAAAAGGAAAATGGTCTACTGAAGGTTGGGAAGGCATACACTCAGCGAGTTGGGGACAGCCCAAGGAGGATGGTGGACGAGCTGATTCTCGATTGTCAAAAGGAAAATGGTCGACTGAAGGTTGGGAAGGCATACACTCAGCGAGTTGGGGACAGCCCAAGGAGGATGGTGGACCAGCTGATTCTCGATTGTCAAAAGGAAAATGGTCTTCTGAAGGTTGGGAAGGCATACGTTCAGCGAGTCGGGGACAGCCCAAGGAGGACGATGGACCACCTGACTCTCCCTGGTCAAAAGGAAAATGGTCTACAAAAGGTTGGGGAAATACATCTTCAGCGAATTGGGGACAGTCAAACGGGGACAATGCACCACCAGTCTCTATCTTGACAAAAAGGAAAAGATCAGAAGAAACCCCGCGAAGAACTTCTTCTGCTCAATGGCTGGGGAAATCAGACACGAAAAGTTGGCCCAACAGAAAGCATAACAGTAAGTATGCACCCAACGCTAAGTGGTCAAAAATGCAGAGAGGAGGTCAGGGAGGAAGCTAA